A stretch of the Rhizomicrobium sp. genome encodes the following:
- the hemW gene encoding radical SAM family heme chaperone HemW, translating to MSGFGIYVHWPFCAAKCPYCDFNSHVRRQIDESGWIDAIVRELEWTAAAQGPDRPIVETVFFGGGTPSLMQGASVGRALDTIAKLWRTANDVEVTLESNPASADATRFADYRAAGVNRLSLGVQALDDADLKALGRLHDVAEAKAALALAMRNFDRVSLDLIYARSAQTVAQWRRELTEALAFGTDHLSLYQLTIEPATPFAALHKSGALTIPDEDRAAELFELTQEMTDAAGRPAYEISNHARPGSEARHNLLYWRYGSYAGVGPGAHGRLDIGGRRIATRTERLPERWRDAVARTGHGLVEQSDVAPRDAAHEHLLMNLRLSEGIDLAAYRARWGTAPDATRIASLAEDGLVTLKGERLTATPRGRLLLNGVIAALVE from the coding sequence ATGAGCGGCTTCGGCATCTACGTCCACTGGCCGTTCTGCGCGGCCAAGTGCCCGTATTGCGATTTCAACAGTCACGTCCGTCGGCAGATCGACGAGTCCGGCTGGATCGACGCCATCGTGCGCGAACTCGAATGGACGGCGGCGGCGCAAGGGCCGGACCGCCCCATCGTCGAGACCGTCTTCTTCGGCGGCGGCACGCCGTCCCTGATGCAGGGTGCGAGCGTCGGCCGCGCCCTCGACACCATCGCGAAGCTGTGGCGCACCGCCAACGATGTCGAGGTCACGCTCGAATCCAATCCCGCCAGCGCCGACGCCACGCGGTTCGCCGATTACCGCGCCGCCGGCGTGAACCGGTTGTCGCTCGGCGTCCAGGCGCTCGACGACGCGGACCTGAAGGCGCTGGGCCGGCTGCACGACGTCGCGGAGGCGAAGGCGGCGCTGGCGCTGGCCATGCGCAATTTCGACCGCGTCTCGCTCGACCTGATCTATGCGCGTTCCGCTCAGACCGTCGCGCAATGGCGCCGCGAGTTGACCGAGGCGCTGGCCTTCGGCACCGACCATCTTTCGCTGTATCAACTGACCATCGAACCGGCGACGCCGTTCGCGGCGCTCCACAAGAGCGGCGCGCTGACGATCCCCGACGAGGACCGTGCCGCCGAGCTCTTCGAACTGACGCAGGAGATGACGGACGCGGCCGGCCGTCCGGCTTACGAGATCTCCAACCATGCCCGTCCCGGCAGCGAGGCGCGGCACAATCTTCTCTATTGGCGCTATGGGTCCTATGCCGGCGTCGGCCCGGGTGCGCATGGCCGCCTCGACATCGGCGGCCGGCGTATCGCGACCCGGACCGAGCGCCTGCCGGAACGCTGGCGCGACGCCGTCGCGCGCACCGGCCACGGCCTGGTCGAGCAGAGCGACGTCGCGCCGCGCGACGCGGCGCACGAGCACCTGCTGATGAATCTGCGCCTGAGCGAAGGGATCGACCTCGCGGCCTATCGCGCCCGCTGGGGCACCGCGCCGGACGCGACGCGGATCGCATCGTTGGCGGAAGACGGCCTCGTGACGCTGAAAGGCGAGCGGCTCACCGCGACCCCGCGCGGGCGGCTGTTGCTGAACGGCGTGATCGCCGCCTTGGTGGAGTGA
- the rph gene encoding ribonuclease PH produces MRPSARASDQMRNVTLEPGVAKHAEGSCLVCFGDTQVRCTASLEETAPGFLRGTGKGWVTAEYGMLPRSTHDRMRREAAQGKQSGRTQEIQRLIGRSLRAVVDLTAIGERQIVIDCDVIQADGGTRTASITGGFVALHQCIAFMKKTGMVTKPAIKDHVAAVSCGIWKREPVLDLDYAEDSTAETDANFVLTGKGGLVEIQGTAEGEPFSDEEFAQLLKLARKGIGELVALQKKALGL; encoded by the coding sequence ATGCGCCCTTCGGCCCGCGCAAGCGATCAAATGCGTAACGTGACCCTCGAACCGGGGGTGGCCAAGCATGCCGAAGGGTCCTGCCTGGTCTGTTTCGGCGACACCCAGGTCCGCTGCACCGCCAGCCTGGAGGAGACCGCGCCCGGCTTCCTGCGCGGCACCGGCAAGGGCTGGGTGACGGCCGAGTATGGCATGCTGCCGCGCTCGACCCATGACCGGATGCGGCGCGAGGCCGCGCAGGGCAAGCAGTCCGGCCGCACCCAGGAGATCCAGCGCCTGATCGGCCGCTCGCTGCGCGCCGTGGTCGACCTCACCGCCATCGGTGAGCGCCAGATCGTGATCGACTGCGACGTCATCCAGGCCGATGGCGGCACCCGCACGGCCTCGATCACCGGCGGCTTCGTGGCGCTGCACCAGTGCATCGCCTTCATGAAAAAGACGGGGATGGTGACCAAGCCGGCGATCAAGGACCATGTCGCGGCGGTCTCCTGCGGCATCTGGAAGCGCGAGCCGGTGCTCGACCTCGACTATGCCGAGGACTCCACGGCCGAGACCGACGCGAATTTCGTCCTCACCGGCAAGGGCGGCCTGGTCGAGATCCAGGGCACCGCGGAAGGCGAGCCCTTCAGCGACGAGGAGTTCGCGCAGCTCCTGAAGCTGGCGCGCAAGGGCATCGGCGAGCTGGTCGCGCTGCAAAAGAAAGCGCTCGGCCTGTGA
- a CDS encoding non-canonical purine NTP pyrophosphatase produces the protein MKLAAGDTLVVASHNPGKVREIVDLLRPYRLHVIGAGDLEIEEPEETEDSFAGNAALKARFVAERSGHMSLSDDSGLSVAALGGAPGIYSARWAGPGKDFAFAMARVERELRAAKATDLSAKFVCALALALPYETPRIFEGEVHGRLAFPPRGTRGFGYDPIFIADGMSETFGEIDPALKLAMNHRQRAFDKLVASDVFAGGPKGG, from the coding sequence GTGAAGCTGGCGGCGGGCGATACGCTGGTGGTCGCCAGCCACAATCCCGGCAAGGTCCGCGAGATCGTGGACCTGCTGCGGCCTTATCGCCTGCACGTCATCGGCGCCGGCGACCTCGAGATCGAGGAGCCGGAAGAGACCGAAGACAGCTTCGCCGGCAATGCCGCGCTGAAGGCGCGGTTCGTCGCGGAACGCTCCGGCCACATGTCCCTGTCCGACGATTCGGGCCTGAGCGTCGCGGCGCTGGGCGGCGCGCCCGGCATCTATTCGGCGCGCTGGGCCGGTCCGGGCAAGGATTTCGCCTTCGCCATGGCGCGCGTCGAACGCGAATTGCGCGCGGCCAAGGCGACAGACCTCTCCGCGAAATTCGTCTGCGCCCTCGCCTTGGCGCTGCCCTATGAGACGCCGCGGATCTTCGAAGGCGAGGTCCACGGCCGTCTCGCCTTCCCGCCGCGCGGCACAAGAGGCTTCGGCTACGACCCGATCTTCATCGCGGATGGAATGAGCGAGACCTTCGGCGAGATCGACCCGGCGTTGAAGCTCGCGATGAACCACCGCCAGCGCGCCTTCGACAAGCTGGTCGCGAGCGATGTCTTCGCCGGTGGACCGAAAGGTGGATAA
- a CDS encoding adenosine kinase gives MAHRFDVAGLGNAIVDVLAPVAEKFLLDHSIAKGVMTLVDEHRAATLHAALRNTREIAGGSGANTMAGFASLGGNGVYQGKVKQDRLGEAFRASMKDTGVHYTIAPAADGPATALCIVAVTPDEQRSMSTYLGAAQEFSVDDVNEDEIASSAITYIEGYLWDPPKAREACIKAMDIAHRHGNQVAFAMSDPFLIGRYGDEFRRRLDSFDIIFANEDEAKALFEVDAFDDVLQKIRGWKGIAALTRSEKGCVIARGAEVHVIDAWPVKRVLDTTGAGDQFAAGFLYGLTHGKGLADSGRLAGLAAAEVISHYGARPEVSLRQLAAEAGLI, from the coding sequence ATGGCGCACCGGTTTGACGTGGCAGGCCTGGGCAATGCGATCGTCGACGTGCTGGCGCCCGTCGCGGAAAAGTTCCTGCTCGACCATTCCATCGCCAAGGGCGTGATGACGCTGGTCGACGAGCACCGTGCCGCGACACTGCATGCGGCGCTGCGCAACACGCGCGAGATCGCCGGCGGCTCGGGCGCCAACACCATGGCGGGCTTCGCCTCGCTGGGCGGCAACGGCGTCTACCAGGGCAAGGTCAAGCAGGACCGGCTGGGCGAGGCGTTCCGCGCCAGCATGAAGGACACCGGCGTGCACTACACCATCGCGCCCGCGGCCGACGGGCCGGCGACCGCGCTGTGCATCGTGGCGGTGACGCCGGACGAGCAGCGCTCGATGAGCACCTATCTGGGTGCGGCGCAGGAATTCTCGGTCGACGACGTCAATGAAGACGAGATCGCGTCTTCGGCGATCACCTATATCGAAGGCTATCTGTGGGACCCGCCCAAGGCGCGCGAAGCCTGCATCAAGGCGATGGATATCGCGCACCGGCACGGCAACCAGGTCGCGTTCGCGATGTCGGACCCGTTCCTGATCGGGCGCTATGGCGACGAATTCCGCCGCCGGCTGGACAGCTTCGACATCATCTTCGCCAATGAGGACGAGGCCAAGGCGCTGTTCGAGGTCGATGCCTTCGACGACGTGCTGCAGAAGATCCGCGGCTGGAAGGGCATCGCGGCGCTGACGCGCTCCGAAAAGGGCTGCGTGATCGCGCGCGGCGCGGAGGTGCATGTCATCGATGCCTGGCCGGTGAAGCGCGTGCTGGACACGACGGGCGCGGGCGACCAGTTCGCGGCGGGCTTTCTCTATGGTCTGACCCACGGCAAGGGCCTGGCCGACAGCGGCCGGCTCGCGGGCCTGGCGGCGGCGGAGGTCATCTCGCATTACGGCGCGCGCCCCGAAGTCTCCTTGCGCCAGCTCGCGGCCGAGGCGGGACTGATTTAG
- the nth gene encoding endonuclease III, producing the protein MPRPFSKAEIDDFFARLKTAIPEPKTELRSINPYTLLVAVVLSAQATDKGVNKATEPLFKIADTPAKMVALGEAKLTDYIRTIGLYRTKAKNVIALSRLLLERHGGEVPRTREELEALPGAGRKTANVVLNVAFGQKTIAVDTHIFRVCNRTNLAPGKNVLEVELGLEKKVPDRYKLHAHHWLILHGRYTCIARKPLCPTCVVRDLCRFKDKTKEGDILRTPRPRTATRPAARRSGRAAR; encoded by the coding sequence ATGCCCCGCCCCTTCAGCAAAGCCGAGATCGACGACTTCTTCGCGCGGCTGAAGACGGCAATCCCCGAGCCGAAGACCGAACTCAGATCGATCAATCCCTACACCCTGCTGGTCGCGGTGGTGTTGTCGGCGCAAGCCACCGACAAAGGCGTCAACAAGGCGACCGAGCCGCTGTTCAAGATCGCCGACACGCCCGCGAAGATGGTGGCGCTGGGCGAGGCGAAACTCACCGATTACATCAGGACCATCGGCCTGTATCGCACCAAGGCGAAGAACGTCATCGCGCTGTCCAGGCTCCTGCTCGAGCGTCATGGCGGCGAGGTCCCGCGGACCCGCGAAGAGCTCGAGGCCCTGCCCGGCGCGGGGCGCAAGACCGCCAATGTCGTGCTCAACGTCGCGTTCGGGCAGAAGACCATCGCGGTCGACACCCATATCTTCCGCGTCTGCAACCGCACCAATCTGGCGCCGGGCAAGAACGTCCTGGAGGTCGAGCTCGGCCTCGAGAAGAAGGTGCCCGACAGATACAAGCTGCACGCGCATCACTGGCTGATCCTGCACGGGCGCTACACCTGCATCGCGCGCAAGCCGCTGTGCCCGACTTGTGTCGTGCGCGACCTGTGCCGCTTCAAGGACAAGACGAAGGAAGGCGATATCCTTCGGACGCCCCGGCCGAGGACCGCTACGAGACCGGCCGCGAGGCGCTCCGGGCGCGCAGCGCGGTGA
- a CDS encoding methylated-DNA--[protein]-cysteine S-methyltransferase, with the protein MKQPLETRKKRVEKGAVEAHIGPMSNVISFDETDANWRRMGRAIRFLSANYLSQPTLEDAADAVGLSPFHFQRLFSRYVGVSPKHFVGHLTLGHAKGDLAQGRSLLDTALDAGLSGPSRLHDLCLKLEAMTPGEYAKGGAGIAIDYGFHACPFGMALVMATAKGVCGLAFGDEGEEATMLADMQARWPNATYAKAPERTASHVDAIFLPRHPGADLRLHLLGTPWQIKVWEALLAIPDGKVSTYRAVAAAVGNDKASRAVGAAVGRNPISWIIPCHRVLGSSGALTGYHWGMARKRAMLAVEAARYSERPRTSAIA; encoded by the coding sequence GTGAAACAACCGCTTGAGACGCGCAAGAAACGGGTCGAAAAGGGTGCCGTCGAGGCGCATATCGGGCCCATGAGCAACGTGATCTCCTTCGACGAAACCGACGCCAATTGGCGCCGCATGGGCCGCGCCATCCGCTTCCTGAGCGCCAACTATCTCAGCCAGCCGACACTGGAGGACGCCGCCGATGCGGTCGGCCTTTCGCCGTTCCATTTCCAGCGCCTGTTCAGCCGCTATGTCGGCGTCAGCCCCAAGCATTTCGTCGGCCATCTCACCCTCGGCCATGCCAAGGGCGACCTGGCGCAGGGCCGCAGCCTGCTCGACACCGCGCTCGACGCCGGTCTGTCGGGCCCGTCGCGGCTGCATGACCTGTGTCTCAAGCTCGAGGCGATGACGCCCGGCGAGTACGCCAAGGGCGGTGCCGGTATCGCGATCGACTATGGCTTCCACGCCTGCCCGTTCGGCATGGCGCTGGTGATGGCGACAGCCAAGGGCGTCTGCGGCCTCGCTTTCGGCGACGAGGGCGAAGAGGCCACGATGCTCGCCGACATGCAGGCGCGCTGGCCGAACGCGACCTACGCGAAAGCGCCTGAGCGCACCGCGAGCCATGTCGATGCGATCTTCCTGCCGCGCCATCCGGGCGCGGATCTGCGCCTGCATCTGCTCGGCACGCCCTGGCAGATCAAGGTCTGGGAAGCCCTGCTGGCGATTCCGGACGGCAAGGTCTCGACCTATCGCGCGGTCGCCGCCGCGGTCGGCAACGACAAGGCGTCGCGCGCGGTCGGCGCCGCGGTCGGGCGCAATCCGATCTCCTGGATCATTCCCTGCCACCGCGTGCTGGGCAGTTCGGGCGCCCTCACCGGCTATCATTGGGGGATGGCGCGCAAGCGGGCCATGCTCGCGGTGGAGGCGGCGCGTTATTCCGAGAGGCCCAGGACGTCCGCCATCGCATAA
- the dapB gene encoding 4-hydroxy-tetrahydrodipicolinate reductase, with protein sequence MSNLRIVVAGAGGRMGGMLVRAVAATPGCVLSGALVRPGHPDLGDDAGLMAGIGACGVMLTDDPLPLLAGAQALIDFTTPALSVELAALAAQARIVDVLGTTGLSGEDDAKIRAAARHAVIVKSGNMSLGVNLLAKLVREAARALPDYDVEIVEMHHRQKVDAPSGTALMLGEAAAAGRNIALGDKAIRGRDGVTGKREDGAIGFASLRGGTVIGEHQVILAGPQERIVLGHVAEDRAIFAHGALAAAQWGQGRKPGLYAMADVLGLSE encoded by the coding sequence ATGAGCAATCTCCGCATCGTGGTGGCAGGCGCCGGCGGGCGCATGGGAGGGATGCTGGTGCGTGCCGTCGCCGCGACGCCGGGCTGCGTGCTGAGCGGCGCGCTGGTGCGCCCGGGCCATCCCGATCTCGGGGACGATGCCGGCCTCATGGCGGGGATCGGCGCCTGCGGCGTGATGCTGACCGACGATCCGCTGCCGCTGCTGGCCGGCGCCCAGGCGCTGATCGACTTCACCACGCCCGCGCTGTCGGTCGAACTTGCCGCGCTGGCGGCCCAAGCGCGGATCGTCGACGTGCTCGGCACGACGGGGCTTTCGGGAGAGGACGACGCGAAGATCCGCGCCGCGGCGCGTCATGCGGTGATCGTCAAATCGGGCAATATGAGTCTCGGCGTGAACCTTTTGGCCAAGCTGGTGCGCGAGGCGGCCCGTGCCCTGCCCGACTATGACGTCGAGATCGTCGAGATGCATCATCGCCAGAAGGTCGATGCGCCGAGCGGCACGGCGCTGATGCTGGGCGAAGCGGCGGCGGCGGGCCGCAATATCGCACTCGGTGACAAGGCGATCCGCGGCCGCGACGGCGTAACCGGCAAGCGCGAGGACGGCGCGATCGGCTTTGCGAGCCTGCGCGGCGGCACGGTGATCGGCGAGCATCAGGTGATCCTGGCCGGGCCGCAGGAGCGCATCGTGCTCGGCCATGTCGCGGAGGATCGCGCGATCTTCGCCCATGGCGCGCTCGCGGCGGCGCAATGGGGCCAGGGCCGCAAGCCCGGGCTTTATGCGATGGCGGACGTCCTGGGCCTCTCGGAATAA
- a CDS encoding DUF2244 domain-containing protein — MTSVLREHGARASIATVMDADANVLLDQVLRPSPPLKPRTLLIVLGIVAAVNLAFVIGFLLEGAWPVAPFMGLDVALLGWAFRASTVAARKEERVTLTPAQLCVARAFPKAPPRAWTFNPYWVRVEMDDPPEHGSQLTLWSHGKFLRIGQFLAPEERARFAKVLQSALKNARETTA; from the coding sequence ATGACTTCAGTGTTGCGGGAACATGGCGCCCGCGCAAGTATTGCAACCGTCATGGACGCCGACGCGAACGTCTTGCTGGATCAGGTCCTGCGGCCAAGCCCGCCGCTCAAGCCGCGCACGCTGCTGATCGTTCTGGGGATCGTCGCGGCCGTCAATCTCGCCTTCGTCATCGGCTTCCTGCTCGAAGGCGCCTGGCCGGTGGCGCCTTTCATGGGCCTCGACGTCGCGCTGCTCGGCTGGGCGTTCCGCGCCAGCACCGTCGCCGCCCGCAAGGAGGAGCGTGTGACGCTCACGCCGGCGCAGCTTTGCGTCGCGCGCGCCTTCCCGAAGGCGCCGCCGCGCGCCTGGACCTTCAATCCCTATTGGGTGCGGGTCGAGATGGACGATCCGCCCGAGCATGGCAGCCAGCTCACGCTGTGGAGCCACGGCAAGTTCCTGCGCATCGGCCAGTTCCTGGCGCCGGAGGAGCGGGCGCGGTTCGCCAAGGTGCTCCAATCCGCGCTAAAGAACGCCCGTGAAACAACCGCTTGA
- the hrcA gene encoding heat-inducible transcriptional repressor HrcA produces the protein MDQTSARAVNAILGERPREVFRHLVEAYLSGGEPVGSRTLSQRLPLTLSPASIRNVMADLEAMGLLYAPHTSAGRAPTEKGLRLFVDGLLEVGELAPDERVAIEARMSGSGRGLEEVLTQATSLLSGLSNCAGLVVSSKQDTLLKHIEFTQIASGKALVVMVSEDGQVENRLIDTPIGLPASALTEASNYLNARLRGRTLDSARAEVKAELDGERVELDTLTAKIVADGLATLTGSAGDARHTLIVRGTSHLLDSVEAQADIERVRTLFEEIERKNDLIQLLELAKQGDGVRIFIGAENRLFSLSGSSIVAAPYANAAGKIVGVIGVLGPTRLNYGRIIPMVDHTAKVVGRLLG, from the coding sequence GTGGATCAGACGTCTGCCCGCGCAGTGAACGCAATCCTCGGCGAAAGGCCGCGGGAGGTGTTCCGCCATCTGGTGGAGGCCTATCTCTCGGGCGGCGAGCCGGTGGGCTCGCGCACCCTCTCCCAGCGCCTGCCGCTGACCCTGTCGCCGGCCTCGATCCGCAATGTCATGGCCGACCTCGAAGCCATGGGGCTGCTCTATGCGCCGCACACCTCGGCCGGGCGGGCCCCGACGGAAAAGGGGCTTCGGTTGTTCGTCGATGGCCTCCTGGAAGTGGGCGAGCTGGCGCCGGACGAGCGGGTCGCCATCGAGGCGCGGATGAGCGGTTCGGGCCGCGGCCTGGAAGAGGTCCTGACCCAGGCGACCTCGCTGCTGTCGGGTCTTTCCAATTGCGCCGGCCTGGTCGTGTCGTCCAAGCAGGACACGCTGCTCAAGCATATCGAGTTCACCCAGATCGCCTCGGGCAAGGCGCTGGTGGTGATGGTGAGCGAGGACGGCCAGGTCGAGAACCGGCTGATCGATACGCCGATCGGGCTTCCCGCCTCGGCGCTGACGGAAGCGTCGAACTACCTGAACGCGCGGCTGCGCGGCCGCACGCTGGATTCGGCGCGCGCCGAGGTCAAGGCGGAGCTGGACGGCGAGCGCGTCGAGCTCGACACGCTGACCGCCAAGATCGTGGCCGACGGCCTCGCAACCCTGACCGGCTCGGCCGGCGATGCCCGCCACACCCTGATCGTGCGCGGCACCTCGCACCTGCTCGACAGCGTCGAGGCCCAGGCCGATATCGAGCGCGTGCGCACCCTGTTCGAGGAGATCGAGCGCAAGAACGACCTGATCCAGCTCCTAGAGCTGGCCAAGCAGGGCGACGGCGTGCGCATCTTCATCGGGGCGGAGAACCGGCTGTTCAGCCTCAGCGGTTCGTCCATCGTGGCGGCGCCCTATGCCAACGCGGCCGGCAAGATCGTCGGCGTGATCGGCGTCCTGGGACCCACAAGGCTCAACTACGGCCGCATCATCCCCATGGTCGACCATACGGCGAAAGTCGTTGGCCGATTGCTGGGCTGA
- a CDS encoding secondary thiamine-phosphate synthase enzyme YjbQ produces MKQHSATLTVATHGPGLVDITREAARVVAQAGIAQGLLTLFIRHTSASLLVQENADPDVLSDLEAFLRRTVSRDPALYRHTTEGPDDMPAHIRSALTQTSLSIPVQRGRMVLGTWQAVYVFEHRDRGHDREVAAHVVGE; encoded by the coding sequence ATGAAACAGCATTCCGCCACGCTGACCGTCGCGACACACGGCCCCGGTCTCGTCGACATCACGCGCGAGGCGGCACGCGTCGTGGCCCAGGCCGGCATCGCGCAGGGCCTGCTGACGCTGTTCATCCGCCACACCTCGGCGTCCCTGCTGGTCCAGGAGAATGCCGATCCCGACGTGCTGAGCGATCTCGAGGCCTTCCTGCGCCGCACGGTCTCGCGCGACCCCGCGCTCTATCGTCATACGACCGAGGGGCCGGACGACATGCCGGCGCATATCCGCAGTGCGCTGACCCAGACGTCGCTGTCGATCCCGGTGCAGCGCGGCCGGATGGTGCTGGGGACCTGGCAGGCGGTCTACGTCTTCGAGCACCGCGACCGCGGCCATGATCGCGAGGTCGCGGCGCATGTCGTCGGCGAATAG
- the grpE gene encoding nucleotide exchange factor GrpE — translation MSEADDEIPQFDPEQPHPADVIQALNAENVDLKDRLLRALAETENVRRRGEQERRNASDYAVTRFARDMLDIADNFARALSHLPQAVRDAADPQIRSVIEGVEATERQLMSTLAKHGVKPIDTSDAKFDPNLHQAVAEVPGEGRPAGAIVNVVQSGYTIADRLLRPAMVTVARKESGNGAAPAGGGVDTTA, via the coding sequence ATGAGCGAAGCAGACGACGAAATCCCGCAATTCGATCCCGAGCAGCCGCATCCCGCCGACGTCATCCAGGCGCTGAACGCCGAGAATGTCGACCTGAAGGACCGGTTGCTGCGGGCGCTGGCCGAGACCGAGAATGTCCGGCGCCGCGGCGAGCAGGAGCGGCGCAACGCCAGCGACTATGCCGTGACGCGGTTCGCGCGCGACATGCTGGACATCGCCGACAATTTCGCCCGCGCCCTGAGCCACCTGCCGCAGGCGGTGCGCGACGCCGCCGACCCGCAGATCCGCTCCGTCATCGAGGGGGTCGAGGCGACCGAACGCCAGCTCATGAGCACCCTGGCCAAGCATGGCGTGAAGCCGATCGACACCTCCGACGCCAAGTTCGATCCCAACCTGCACCAGGCCGTCGCCGAAGTGCCGGGCGAGGGCCGGCCGGCCGGCGCGATCGTGAACGTGGTCCAGTCCGGCTACACCATCGCCGACCGCCTGCTACGTCCCGCCATGGTGACCGTGGCGCGCAAGGAAAGCGGCAACGGCGCCGCGCCGGCGGGCGGCGGAGTCGATACGACGGCGTAG
- a CDS encoding penicillin-binding protein activator, whose translation MPVLSGYAAAAPRAARLLAIAGAAAIALSACQTKPLEAPKPAPVVDTGTKPGNALTENKPGFFTLSNIPADHTPVRVGIILPFTSGTPAVKALAAAMLKSAQMALYESGNRDIILMTADEGSSPADAAAGAERLLNQGAEILVGPLYAPSVKAIAPAARDRGVLMLAFSTDKNVAGDGVYLLGFLPEGDTTRVVDYALGHGHHKFAALIPSTAFGDVTLDALKGALPADKGELGEVKRFPATVDGIVGPAGTIAKADADALFLPQGGPVLRAAAPALSGLDPEKTKLLGTGQWNDTANLAEPGLNGAWFAGPDPRNEIAFNAKYREAFGATPPPLAALSYDAVSLVAALAKGEPYKRFTRSALADPNGFDGADGIFRFAADGTAERGLAIIAVTPDGFRLVDPAPKSFVKPGS comes from the coding sequence ATGCCTGTCTTGTCCGGTTATGCCGCTGCCGCGCCGCGCGCCGCGCGCCTTCTTGCCATCGCCGGCGCCGCTGCGATAGCGCTCAGCGCCTGCCAGACCAAGCCGCTCGAGGCGCCCAAGCCTGCGCCCGTGGTCGACACCGGCACCAAGCCCGGCAATGCGCTGACCGAGAACAAGCCCGGCTTCTTCACCTTGTCCAACATCCCGGCGGATCATACGCCGGTCCGGGTCGGCATCATCCTGCCCTTCACCAGCGGCACGCCGGCGGTGAAGGCGCTCGCCGCCGCGATGCTGAAATCGGCGCAGATGGCGCTCTACGAATCGGGCAACCGGGACATCATCCTGATGACGGCCGATGAGGGCTCTTCGCCGGCCGATGCCGCGGCCGGCGCCGAGCGCCTGCTGAACCAGGGCGCCGAGATCCTGGTCGGACCGCTCTATGCACCGTCGGTCAAGGCGATCGCGCCCGCGGCGCGCGACCGCGGCGTGCTGATGCTCGCCTTCTCGACCGACAAGAACGTCGCGGGCGACGGCGTCTATCTGCTGGGCTTCCTGCCGGAAGGCGACACCACCCGGGTGGTCGACTATGCGCTGGGGCACGGGCATCACAAATTCGCCGCGCTGATCCCGAGCACCGCCTTCGGCGACGTGACCCTCGACGCGCTCAAGGGCGCGCTTCCCGCCGACAAGGGCGAACTGGGCGAGGTGAAGCGCTTCCCCGCGACGGTCGACGGGATCGTCGGGCCCGCCGGCACCATCGCCAAGGCCGACGCCGACGCGCTGTTCCTGCCACAGGGCGGCCCGGTGCTGCGCGCCGCGGCGCCGGCGCTGAGCGGACTCGATCCGGAGAAGACCAAGCTGCTCGGCACCGGACAATGGAACGACACCGCCAATCTTGCCGAGCCGGGGCTGAACGGCGCCTGGTTCGCCGGGCCCGATCCGAGGAACGAGATCGCGTTCAACGCGAAATACCGCGAGGCCTTCGGCGCCACGCCGCCGCCGCTCGCGGCGCTGTCCTATGACGCGGTCTCGCTGGTCGCGGCGCTGGCCAAGGGCGAGCCCTACAAGCGGTTCACCAGATCGGCGCTGGCCGATCCCAACGGCTTCGACGGCGCCGACGGCATCTTCCGCTTCGCCGCGGACGGCACGGCGGAGCGCGGCCTGGCGATCATCGCGGTGACGCCGGACGGCTTCCGCCTGGTCGACCCGGCGCCGAAATCCTTCGTGAAGCCGGGGAGTTAG
- a CDS encoding EI24 domain-containing protein — MFASLRRALGMLFDRDFRGLVLWTLVLTAALFVALLAGVEYGLARLPELGSPWVNRFLELIAPVALLLSVFVLGAPVAATIGAAFMERIAARVDAHFYPGDSKVRRAPALRSVGESVRLIGLAILINLALLPVDVGIPGLPEAATVLVNGWLLGREFFDLAALRHQTPEQVTALRHRHGGKIYLAGLFIALFTAIPGIDLIAPFFGTALMAHLSRRLAHLESSP; from the coding sequence ATGTTCGCAAGCTTGCGCCGCGCGCTGGGCATGCTGTTCGACCGCGACTTCCGTGGCCTGGTGCTCTGGACGCTGGTGCTGACGGCGGCGCTGTTCGTCGCGCTGCTCGCGGGCGTGGAATACGGCCTCGCCCGCCTGCCGGAGCTCGGCTCGCCCTGGGTCAACCGCTTCCTCGAGCTCATCGCGCCGGTGGCGCTGCTGCTCAGCGTCTTCGTGCTCGGCGCGCCGGTCGCCGCCACCATCGGCGCGGCCTTCATGGAGCGCATCGCGGCCCGCGTCGATGCGCATTTCTATCCCGGCGATTCGAAGGTCCGCCGCGCCCCGGCGCTGCGCAGCGTGGGCGAGAGCGTGCGGCTGATCGGCCTGGCGATCCTGATCAATCTCGCCTTGCTGCCGGTCGATGTCGGCATCCCCGGCCTGCCCGAAGCGGCGACTGTGCTGGTCAATGGCTGGCTGCTGGGGCGCGAGTTCTTCGATCTCGCCGCGCTCCGCCACCAGACGCCCGAACAGGTGACGGCGCTGCGCCATCGCCATGGCGGGAAGATCTATCTCGCGGGCCTGTTCATCGCGCTTTTCACGGCCATTCCGGGCATCGACCTGATCGCGCCTTTTTTTGGCACCGCTTTGATGGCACATCTCTCCCGGCGCCTCGCCCATCTGGAGAGTTCCCCATGA